The stretch of DNA gatttttttttttttttttttttatgaattgtTCAGAAATTATTGAtaattagttttatttttatagcgATTTTTACTAgccttttaattttatttttcccacACATTTAAGGGAAAATGCTGAAGCAGCGCTTCCAATGTCATTTTAACGTTTTTTTAACGTCATTTTGAtcgttatttttataatagttTTACCTTCTTTTTACGtcttactatttttttattttttttttttttgttttctcttCATCATTTTCTCCTGAATAACACTTTTTTATCGGAATGTAGAGAACTACAAACGACAGAGCTAATATATTGGTTCTGTAATAGCAGTAAATTCTGAACAACAAGGTAAATGTAATACCGCTCAACCaatgtaaaaataagttaagaaaatgaacaaaaaaaaaaaaaataaaatagaatatgaCAAAATATGCCagaacataataaaataagattcATTATGACATAATAAGACAAAATACGACAAATTATAAACACATATGACaaatataagataaaataaaataaaaaacagcTCATGTAGAAACAAAAGTTATCCCTATAGCGGTTAGGAAAGAACgcacatatacgtacatatatatatacatatacacacctCCACATGGGCACTTCCAAGCGTGATGAAGCTCCTTGGACCAACTCCTGAAGTGTATAATCaagaaaaggtaaaaaaaaataaaataaaaaatgattaaaaatataagctgTGAGGTGATGCCTACAAGAAAATGGTGCATACATTCAGAAAAGGTAAAACGAACAAATGtcattttaaaaactttaattaaaaaacttattgataaaaaaaaggaaaacaagttttttaattgtatacCTTATTACGAGTTTttactaaataaatatggtACACATATTATATCCATAGAAGattgttttaaattattttttttacaaaataggGACTTTTTCTTTAGTAAGAAATTGATGaatcatatatgtacaacaATTAGTAATGCATCAATTTTGagcatattaaaaattaagaaggaatatataatagatcATCTGTATAactgtaatatttataaatacaaatgtttttttcataatgaaTTCTATCATTTTATACACAACATTTTATTGCTATGTTGTATGCAGTTATGCACACCTGCTATTCTTGAAATAGTTGATGAAGAACAAAAACAACgtataaaattgaaaaatttacataaattttacaGTCCAAATAAGTATGTACTATTATTtgatgagaaaaataaaagcaacaaaagaatatgtaataatattgaattttttttaaaactctATAGATGCtttagttataataatattagtccattttcctttttaaataaatacatctaccacaatttttataatattcctATAAACATTCTGATAAGAAACTATATTATTTGCTATCCAATTTTTAAAGAAGTGCCTATTTTGTCCTCCTGTAACTCTTCTTTGTTTCATAATGAAAAAGTTCCATATTTAAAACTTCATGAGATATGTCAGATGTTATTTTACTTAtcaaagaataatttaaatttttattttgaatcttttctaaatatatacttttaccCCATTCTCATATACACATTCGGTTTGACAAACACCCACTTATACAATTCAGTATTATCCTATTTaaaggaagaaaatgaagtaaccaaaataaaagagaCACAGAATATAGATAACCTTATAGTGAGTTTCATAAATTACTTATCATCTTCTTATGttatcaaaaatattaaatcaaGCATTCTATCGATCATGTTGTGCATCTATATATCTTCTACATTATTTCACGCATTATACAAACGTCATTTTGTTTCCTATAATTGGTCTAATTTTAGTACTGTTCATAATGTTGAGAGAAAAATACACAATTTTGTTTTAGTTACTGGTGAAAGTATATCACATATCAATAGTTTATCTTTTATGAAGAAATGCATCCTtctagtatatataataaatgcaGTTTTTCCTGTGATATATGAGAATGTAGTATATAGTAGAGACAAATACAATAAAGAAGAGATAAAAACAGCCGCAtgttattataacaatatattgcaaaattgcataaaaatttatagcCATAGATACAACAATACCACGTACAGAAGTAATAAGACAATACATCATACTTATGCTGATAGTACAATAAAACAGATGGACATGACCGCAAGTCAGAACATAAAGTATTTCACAACagaattattttcaaaaaataaaaaatttaattttcttaattttgtGAAGCTTCCTTTTTTGAAAGCTCTTCACTATGAAATATTCCTGTACACggaatgtaataaaaatagtcaaattgttaacataaaaaaatcattattagaaaatgaaatattttatttcttacaACAATATGTGCAAAAGACGATCCCAAATTATATATGCCAAAGGGGTACTCATAACGCATCCGCGTTTTTTACAATagatatacaaatattaaaaaggacATAAAAGGAGTACCGCGAAGAAAGAGCAAAGATGCACATTTTGTGAAATCGCATTCATGAGTTATACAccccaattttttttattacctcCTATTCAC from Plasmodium malariae genome assembly, chromosome: 1 encodes:
- the PmUG01_01018100 gene encoding conserved Plasmodium protein, unknown function, giving the protein MPTRKWCIHSEKVKRTNVILKTLIKKLIDKKKENKFFNCIPYYEFLLNKYGTHIISIEDCFKLFFLQNRDFFFSKKLMNHICTTISNASILSILKIKKEYIIDHLYNCNIYKYKCFFHNEFYHFIHNILLLCCMQLCTPAILEIVDEEQKQRIKLKNLHKFYSPNKYVLLFDEKNKSNKRICNNIEFFLKLYRCFSYNNISPFSFLNKYIYHNFYNIPINILIRNYIICYPIFKEVPILSSCNSSLFHNEKVPYLKLHEICQMLFYLSKNNLNFYFESFLNIYFYPILIYTFGLTNTHLYNSVLSYLKEENEVTKIKETQNIDNLIVSFINYLSSSYVIKNIKSSILSIMLCIYISSTLFHALYKRHFVSYNWSNFSTVHNVERKIHNFVLVTGESISHINSLSFMKKCILLVYIINAVFPVIYENVVYSRDKYNKEEIKTAACYYNNILQNCIKIYSHRYNNTTYRSNKTIHHTYADSTIKQMDMTASQNIKYFTTELFSKNKKFNFLNFVKLPFLKALHYEIFLYTECNKNSQIVNIKKSLLENEIFYFLQQYVQKTIPNYICQRGTHNASAFFTIDIQILKRT